One region of Streptococcus salivarius genomic DNA includes:
- the gyrB gene encoding DNA topoisomerase (ATP-hydrolyzing) subunit B → MTDELKNLEEKAQEYDASQIQVLEGLEAVRMRPGMYIGSTSKEGLHHLVWEIVDNSIDEALAGFATHIQVFIEPDNSITVVDDGRGIPVDIQEKTGRPAVETVFTVLHAGGKFGGGGYKVSGGLHGVGSSVVNALSTQLDVKVYKNGHIHFQEYKRGVVVADLAVIGETEKHGTTVHFTPDPEIFQETTEFDFGKLAKRIQELAFLNKGLRISITDKREGLEQEKHYHYEGGITSYVKYINENKDVIFDEPIYTDGEMDGISVEVAMQYTTGYHETVMSFANNIHTHEGGTHEQGFRTALTRVINDYARQNKILKEKDDNLTGDDVREGLTAIISVKHPNPQFEGQTKTKLGNSEVVKITNRLFSEALSRFLLENPAIAKKIVEKGILASKARIAAKRAREVTRKKSGLEISNLPGKLADCSSNNAEMNELFIVEGDSAGGSAKSGRNREFQAILPIRGKILNVEKASMDKILANEEIRSLFTAMGTGFGAEFDVSKARYHKLVIMTDADVDGAHIRTLLLTLIYRFMRPVLEAGYVYIAQPPIYGVKVGSEIKEYIQPGADQEDKLRAALEKYSVGRSKPTVQRYKGLGEMDDHQLWETTMDPENRLMARVSVDDAAEADKIFDMLMGDKVEPRREFIEENAVYSTLDI, encoded by the coding sequence ATGACTGATGAATTAAAAAATCTTGAAGAAAAAGCGCAAGAATATGATGCCAGCCAGATTCAAGTCCTAGAGGGGCTTGAAGCGGTACGTATGCGCCCAGGTATGTATATTGGATCAACCTCAAAAGAAGGGTTGCATCATTTGGTATGGGAGATTGTCGATAACTCAATTGATGAGGCCTTGGCTGGTTTCGCCACTCATATTCAGGTCTTTATTGAGCCGGACAATTCTATCACGGTTGTCGATGATGGTCGTGGTATTCCAGTCGATATCCAAGAGAAAACTGGCCGTCCTGCAGTTGAAACTGTCTTTACGGTACTTCACGCTGGTGGTAAATTCGGCGGAGGCGGTTATAAGGTCTCTGGTGGATTGCACGGGGTTGGTTCTTCGGTCGTTAATGCCCTCTCAACACAACTTGATGTTAAGGTTTATAAAAATGGCCATATCCACTTCCAAGAGTATAAACGTGGGGTCGTGGTGGCAGATCTAGCAGTAATTGGTGAAACAGAGAAACATGGTACGACTGTTCACTTTACGCCAGACCCAGAGATTTTCCAAGAGACAACCGAGTTTGATTTTGGAAAATTGGCTAAACGTATCCAAGAGCTAGCCTTTTTGAACAAGGGGCTCCGTATCTCTATCACAGATAAGCGTGAGGGTCTCGAACAAGAGAAACATTATCACTACGAAGGTGGTATCACATCTTATGTGAAATACATCAATGAAAACAAGGATGTTATCTTTGATGAACCTATCTACACTGATGGTGAGATGGATGGTATTTCGGTTGAAGTTGCTATGCAATACACGACTGGCTATCATGAAACGGTGATGAGTTTTGCTAACAACATTCACACCCATGAAGGTGGTACCCACGAACAAGGTTTCCGTACAGCCTTAACGCGTGTCATTAATGACTATGCGCGTCAGAATAAGATTCTCAAAGAAAAAGATGATAATTTGACTGGGGATGATGTTCGTGAAGGGTTGACTGCTATCATCTCTGTCAAGCATCCAAATCCACAGTTTGAAGGTCAAACCAAGACCAAGCTTGGAAACTCTGAAGTGGTTAAGATTACCAATCGTCTCTTTAGTGAGGCTCTAAGTCGCTTCCTCTTGGAAAATCCTGCCATTGCTAAGAAGATTGTTGAAAAAGGGATTTTGGCTTCTAAGGCCCGTATCGCCGCTAAGCGTGCCCGCGAAGTGACACGTAAGAAGTCAGGGCTTGAAATTTCTAACCTTCCAGGGAAGTTGGCAGACTGTTCATCAAATAATGCCGAAATGAATGAACTTTTCATTGTCGAAGGGGACTCAGCCGGTGGTTCTGCTAAGTCAGGGCGTAACCGTGAATTCCAAGCCATTCTGCCAATTCGAGGTAAGATTCTGAACGTTGAAAAGGCTAGCATGGATAAGATTCTAGCCAATGAAGAAATTCGTTCTCTCTTCACAGCAATGGGAACAGGTTTTGGAGCTGAATTTGATGTCAGTAAGGCACGTTATCACAAGTTGGTCATCATGACCGATGCCGATGTCGATGGGGCTCACATCCGTACCTTGCTTCTGACTTTGATTTACCGCTTTATGCGTCCAGTCTTGGAAGCAGGCTATGTCTACATCGCTCAACCACCAATTTATGGGGTTAAGGTTGGTTCTGAGATTAAAGAATATATCCAACCTGGTGCAGATCAAGAAGACAAATTGCGTGCTGCTCTTGAAAAGTATAGTGTGGGACGTTCAAAACCTACGGTACAACGTTATAAAGGTTTGGGTGAAATGGATGACCACCAACTTTGGGAAACAACCATGGACCCTGAAAATCGTTTGATGGCGCGTGTTTCTGTGGATGATGCTGCAGAAGCAGATAAGATTTTCGATATGCTGATGGGAGACAAGGTTGAACCTCGCCGCGAATTTATCGAAGAAAATGCCGTTTACAGTACTCTAGATATCTAA
- a CDS encoding HAD-IA family hydrolase, which yields MNYGDYIWDLGGTLLDNYQVSTQAFLATLEQFGRTAEHQEIYDALKVSTSTAIAKFAPDIADFRTLYKQEEAKHLQEPVLFEGAKAILAKIVEEGGRNFLVSHRNHLVLDILDKAEIAPYFTEVVTSENGFARKPSPDSFLYLINKYDIKHGLVIGDRQIDIEAGRAAGLDTLLVDGHKSLLEIVT from the coding sequence ATGAATTATGGAGATTATATCTGGGATTTGGGTGGTACCTTGTTGGATAATTACCAGGTATCAACCCAAGCCTTTCTAGCAACTTTAGAGCAATTTGGTCGGACGGCAGAGCACCAAGAAATTTATGATGCCCTTAAGGTATCAACCAGCACAGCTATCGCGAAATTTGCTCCCGATATAGCCGATTTTCGGACCCTATACAAACAGGAGGAAGCTAAGCATTTGCAAGAGCCTGTACTTTTTGAGGGGGCTAAGGCTATCCTCGCTAAGATAGTGGAAGAAGGTGGGCGTAATTTCTTGGTTAGCCACCGTAATCACTTGGTGCTAGACATCCTTGATAAGGCAGAGATTGCCCCTTATTTTACGGAGGTTGTAACTTCTGAAAATGGTTTTGCTAGAAAGCCTAGTCCAGATAGTTTTCTTTATTTAATTAACAAATACGATATTAAACATGGCTTGGTCATAGGTGACCGCCAGATAGATATAGAGGCTGGTCGAGCAGCAGGTCTGGATACCTTGCTTGTTGATGGCCATAAATCATTATTGGAGATTGTGACATAA
- a CDS encoding LrgB family protein → MANFFNTPLFGLTLSVLAYTIGLLIYRRFPNPLTTPLLVSTALIIVILHYTGISYKDYYVGGSYLNSLIIPSTVALAVPFYKNLHLMRHHYKSILIGSTVACVLNTSYTALIAKLFGMDYFLAISLFPKSVTTAMAVGISEKMQGITTVTLVVVVITGILTSVLGPVFLKMIGIKDPVAIGLSLGGTGHAVGTGTAFRYGQVAGAMGGLSIAVTGILYVFISPIVASLILK, encoded by the coding sequence GTGGCTAATTTTTTTAACACACCCTTGTTTGGGCTGACCCTTTCTGTACTAGCTTACACAATAGGGCTTTTGATCTATCGTCGCTTCCCTAACCCTTTGACAACGCCTCTTCTTGTATCGACTGCTTTGATTATCGTCATTTTGCACTATACAGGGATTTCCTACAAGGATTACTATGTAGGTGGGTCTTATCTTAATAGTTTGATTATTCCTTCAACGGTCGCTCTAGCAGTTCCTTTCTACAAGAATCTACACCTTATGCGCCATCACTATAAGAGTATTCTCATTGGTTCAACTGTTGCTTGTGTCCTAAATACAAGCTATACAGCCTTGATTGCTAAGCTTTTTGGGATGGATTATTTCTTAGCCATTTCTCTCTTTCCTAAGTCTGTAACAACTGCCATGGCTGTAGGGATTTCGGAAAAAATGCAGGGGATTACGACAGTAACCTTGGTCGTCGTTGTTATTACGGGTATCTTAACCTCTGTCTTGGGTCCTGTCTTCTTAAAAATGATTGGCATTAAAGATCCAGTTGCTATCGGACTTTCACTCGGAGGGACCGGACACGCTGTTGGTACAGGAACTGCCTTCAGATATGGTCAAGTTGCAGGTGCCATGGGTGGTCTTTCGATCGCTGTAACAGGGATATTATATGTCTTTATTAGTCCTATTGTGGCAAGTTTGATTCTGAAATAA
- a CDS encoding CidA/LrgA family protein produces the protein MKYYVQFMLICLFAVIGEAISTFFKLPIPGSIIGLFLLLIALQLKWIRLRHIHAVAEFLIANMTILFLPAGVGIMERWNAISANIVPIILIIMGALVLNIVVIAVVVGFIKKHFEGDYEEVKRG, from the coding sequence GTGAAATACTACGTTCAATTCATGTTGATTTGTTTGTTTGCCGTTATTGGTGAAGCTATTTCAACATTCTTCAAATTACCTATTCCTGGAAGCATTATTGGCCTATTCTTGCTTCTTATTGCTCTTCAGCTTAAGTGGATTCGTCTACGCCACATTCATGCTGTTGCAGAGTTTTTAATTGCCAATATGACTATCCTCTTTTTGCCAGCAGGTGTCGGTATTATGGAACGATGGAATGCTATTTCAGCGAATATTGTTCCTATTATTTTGATTATTATGGGAGCTCTGGTTCTTAATATTGTGGTGATTGCAGTAGTTGTCGGTTTCATCAAAAAACATTTTGAAGGTGATTACGAGGAGGTTAAACGTGGCTAA
- a CDS encoding arsenate reductase family protein yields the protein MYTFYEYPKCSTCRKAKAELNQLGLDVESINIKENPPSAQFLKELLEGSDLELKKFFNTSGQSYRSLGLKDKLPTLSLDEAVELLASDGMLIKRPILIKDGKVLQVGYRTPYQDLNL from the coding sequence ATGTACACTTTTTATGAATATCCCAAATGTAGCACTTGCCGTAAGGCGAAAGCAGAACTTAACCAGTTAGGTTTAGATGTTGAATCTATTAATATTAAGGAAAATCCACCTTCAGCTCAATTTTTAAAAGAGCTTTTGGAAGGGTCAGATTTAGAACTTAAGAAATTCTTCAATACGAGTGGTCAATCCTACCGCTCTCTAGGTTTAAAGGATAAGCTACCGACACTATCTCTTGATGAAGCTGTTGAACTCTTGGCTTCAGATGGTATGTTGATTAAACGTCCTATCTTGATTAAAGATGGTAAGGTTTTACAGGTTGGTTACCGTACGCCTTACCAAGACTTAAATTTATAA
- a CDS encoding 3-phosphoglycerate dehydrogenase family protein: protein MVFSVKTYNNINQIGLKELGNHFQIDGDLAKNPDAYIIRSQNLHDTVFPDNLKAIARAGAGTNNIPVDEATEKGIVVFNTPGANANAVKEAVLASILLSARDYIAANAWVNTLSGDDVPKQIEAGKKQFAGSEITGKTLGVIGLGAIGARIANYAYRLGMKVYGYDPYVSIEAAWNISHHVKRVSDLKEIFENCDYITVHVPLTPDTKGTFNADAFNLMQKGTTIINFARAELVDNDALFDALETGVVKRYITDFGTEDLLNKPNVTVFPHVGGSTGEAELNCAIMAGQTIRRFMETGEIVNSVNFPRVQQALSAPYRITLINKNVPNIVARISTAVSDFNINIDNIINRSKGDYAYTLLDLDETDKEKIDELVAKFEASDNIVRVRLIKGKK from the coding sequence ATGGTATTTAGTGTAAAAACGTATAACAATATTAACCAGATTGGTTTGAAGGAACTTGGAAATCATTTCCAAATTGATGGTGATTTAGCGAAAAATCCGGATGCCTATATCATTCGTAGTCAAAATCTCCATGACACTGTTTTTCCTGACAACTTGAAAGCTATTGCGCGTGCTGGTGCAGGTACTAACAATATCCCAGTTGACGAAGCAACTGAAAAAGGAATTGTTGTCTTCAATACTCCAGGTGCCAATGCTAACGCTGTTAAAGAAGCTGTTTTGGCCTCTATCTTACTCTCAGCACGTGACTATATTGCGGCCAATGCTTGGGTTAACACACTTAGTGGTGATGATGTTCCTAAACAAATTGAAGCAGGTAAGAAACAGTTTGCAGGTAGCGAGATTACTGGTAAGACATTGGGTGTTATCGGGCTTGGTGCGATTGGTGCACGTATTGCCAATTATGCTTACCGTTTGGGAATGAAGGTCTATGGTTACGACCCATATGTTTCTATTGAAGCTGCCTGGAATATCTCTCACCATGTAAAACGTGTTTCTGATCTTAAAGAGATTTTTGAAAACTGTGACTACATCACTGTTCACGTCCCATTGACACCTGATACGAAGGGGACTTTCAATGCGGATGCCTTCAATCTCATGCAAAAAGGCACAACTATCATTAACTTTGCCCGTGCAGAGTTGGTAGATAATGATGCTCTCTTTGATGCTTTGGAAACAGGTGTGGTTAAACGTTATATCACTGACTTTGGTACAGAAGACCTACTTAACAAACCTAATGTAACAGTCTTCCCACACGTTGGTGGTTCAACAGGTGAAGCAGAACTTAACTGTGCGATTATGGCAGGTCAAACTATCCGTCGCTTTATGGAAACAGGTGAAATTGTTAACTCTGTTAACTTCCCACGTGTGCAACAGGCCTTGAGTGCTCCATACCGTATCACCTTGATTAATAAAAACGTGCCTAATATTGTGGCTCGTATCTCTACTGCGGTTTCTGATTTTAATATCAATATTGATAATATCATCAACCGTTCTAAGGGTGATTACGCCTACACGCTTCTTGACCTTGATGAAACCGATAAGGAAAAGATTGATGAATTGGTTGCTAAGTTTGAGGCTAGCGACAATATCGTACGTGTGCGTTTGATTAAAGGCAAAAAATAA
- a CDS encoding GNAT family N-acetyltransferase has product MEIRQAFPNEIGAIMTVIESARTALAEAGSTQWQGADGYPTEETIFDDVLNGQAYVGIVDGQIVSYAAVIVDGDPAYDKIYDGDWKHHNKRYITFHRIAVLSEFSGQGIAQTFIQGLIEGTDAHDFRCDTHEKNTVMQHILEKLGYVYCGKVPIDGERLAYQKIKTKREKAFYQELDEAAHHGIH; this is encoded by the coding sequence ATGGAAATTAGACAAGCCTTCCCAAATGAAATTGGGGCTATCATGACTGTGATTGAGAGTGCTAGAACTGCTTTAGCAGAAGCGGGGAGTACCCAATGGCAAGGAGCTGATGGTTACCCTACTGAAGAAACTATCTTTGACGATGTCCTTAATGGGCAGGCCTATGTAGGAATTGTTGATGGTCAAATCGTTTCTTATGCTGCGGTGATTGTTGATGGAGACCCTGCTTACGACAAAATCTATGACGGGGACTGGAAACACCACAATAAGCGCTACATTACTTTTCATAGAATCGCCGTTTTAAGTGAATTTTCGGGCCAGGGTATTGCTCAAACCTTCATTCAAGGTCTTATTGAGGGGACTGATGCTCATGATTTCCGTTGCGATACGCATGAAAAGAATACTGTCATGCAGCATATTTTGGAGAAGCTTGGCTATGTCTATTGTGGCAAGGTTCCTATTGATGGTGAACGTCTTGCTTATCAGAAAATCAAAACTAAGCGAGAGAAGGCCTTTTATCAAGAACTTGATGAAGCAGCTCACCACGGGATACATTGA
- the serC gene encoding 3-phosphoserine/phosphohydroxythreonine transaminase, whose protein sequence is MTIYNFSAGPATLPKPVLEKAQAELLNYQDSGMSVLEMSHRSPEFDKIVKDAEATLRELMAIPDNYKVIFLQGGASTQFTMVPLNLAQGKKAYYLVGGSWGKKAYTEAVKLSKTIPFEPILLASSEETVYDHIPSFDPATIDPEAAYVHLTTNNTIEGTSIYDLPDTNGVPIVADMSSNILAARYNVEDFALIYAGAQKNIGPAGVTVVIVREDFLNDQPQLSAMLDYRIQAEAGSLYNTPPCFNIYISKLVFDWVKNEIGGVDKMAEIQREKSGLLYDYIESSDFYTNPVKDAKNRSVCNIPFVTPSKELDAKFVAEADALGFKNIKGHRSVGGMRASVYNAFPRQGVLDLIDFMKKFEAENK, encoded by the coding sequence ATGACAATTTATAATTTCTCAGCAGGACCTGCTACATTACCAAAACCAGTGCTTGAAAAAGCCCAAGCTGAATTGCTTAACTATCAAGATTCCGGTATGTCCGTGCTAGAAATGTCCCACCGTTCTCCAGAATTTGACAAAATCGTTAAAGATGCGGAAGCGACACTTCGTGAGCTTATGGCCATTCCTGATAACTATAAGGTTATTTTCTTGCAAGGTGGCGCTTCGACACAATTTACAATGGTCCCACTTAACCTCGCTCAAGGTAAGAAAGCTTACTACCTTGTAGGTGGTTCATGGGGTAAAAAAGCTTATACAGAAGCTGTTAAACTTTCAAAAACTATTCCTTTTGAACCAATTCTTTTGGCCTCTTCAGAAGAAACTGTTTACGATCACATCCCAAGCTTTGACCCAGCAACAATTGATCCAGAAGCTGCTTATGTTCACTTGACAACGAACAATACCATTGAAGGAACATCTATCTACGATTTGCCTGATACTAATGGTGTGCCAATTGTAGCTGATATGTCTTCAAATATTTTGGCTGCTCGTTACAATGTTGAGGACTTTGCCCTTATCTATGCTGGTGCTCAGAAAAATATTGGACCTGCTGGGGTGACAGTGGTTATCGTTCGTGAAGACTTCCTTAACGACCAACCACAATTGTCTGCCATGTTGGATTACCGTATTCAAGCTGAAGCAGGATCACTTTACAATACACCACCATGTTTCAACATCTATATTTCAAAACTCGTCTTTGACTGGGTTAAAAATGAAATTGGTGGCGTGGACAAGATGGCTGAAATTCAACGTGAGAAATCAGGTCTTCTCTACGATTATATTGAATCATCTGATTTCTACACAAATCCTGTCAAAGATGCCAAGAATCGTTCTGTCTGCAATATCCCATTTGTAACACCAAGTAAAGAGTTGGATGCTAAATTTGTAGCAGAAGCAGATGCTCTTGGTTTCAAGAATATCAAAGGACACCGTTCAGTAGGTGGTATGCGTGCTAGTGTTTATAATGCATTCCCACGTCAGGGTGTACTTGACTTGATTGACTTTATGAAGAAATTTGAAGCCGAAAATAAATGA